One window from the genome of Pedobacter schmidteae encodes:
- the hisC gene encoding histidinol-phosphate transaminase, with protein MDINKLQRENIKNLRPYSTARDEYKGQASIFLDANENSYGSPLTADTGNGVLDKNYNRYPDPLQLDLKDAISKIKGVPIENTFLGNGSDEAIDLLFRAFCEPGQDNVVILPPTYGMYEVSASINNVEVRKVNLLPSFQLDLDGIAEAIDVNTKLIFICSPNNPTGNSIIRTDIETVLANFKGLVVIDEAYINYAKQRTFIKELTEYPNLVVLQTFSKAWGLAALRLGMAFAARPVIDVLNKVKPPYNINQATQDIALNALKNIEQVNEWIKTTVAERESLSNALAELPTVKKVYPSDANFILIEVENALNTYNSLVDQGIIIRDRSKVTLCEGCLRITIGTSAENKTLLETLKTL; from the coding sequence ATGGACATTAACAAATTACAGAGAGAAAATATCAAAAACCTTCGCCCCTACTCTACCGCCAGGGACGAATATAAAGGGCAGGCCAGTATATTTCTGGATGCCAATGAAAATAGTTACGGTTCACCCTTAACGGCTGATACCGGCAATGGGGTGTTGGACAAAAACTATAACCGCTACCCTGATCCGCTACAGCTGGATTTGAAAGATGCTATCAGCAAGATTAAAGGAGTGCCTATTGAAAATACCTTCCTTGGCAATGGCAGTGATGAAGCCATCGACCTGTTGTTTCGCGCTTTTTGCGAACCGGGACAAGACAATGTGGTTATCCTTCCGCCCACCTATGGCATGTACGAGGTGTCGGCCAGCATCAACAATGTTGAAGTACGCAAAGTAAACCTGCTGCCAAGCTTTCAGTTGGACCTGGATGGCATCGCCGAAGCTATAGATGTCAATACCAAACTGATCTTCATCTGCTCGCCCAATAACCCTACTGGAAACTCCATTATACGCACAGACATTGAAACCGTGCTAGCCAATTTTAAAGGTCTAGTGGTGATTGACGAGGCTTACATCAACTATGCCAAGCAGCGTACTTTTATTAAGGAATTGACTGAATACCCCAACCTGGTGGTATTGCAAACTTTCTCCAAAGCATGGGGACTGGCAGCCTTACGCCTGGGAATGGCTTTTGCTGCCCGTCCGGTAATTGATGTGCTCAACAAAGTGAAACCGCCTTACAACATCAATCAGGCAACGCAAGACATAGCTTTAAATGCCCTGAAAAACATTGAGCAGGTAAACGAATGGATAAAAACTACCGTTGCCGAAAGGGAAAGCCTGAGCAATGCGCTGGCCGAACTGCCTACGGTAAAAAAGGTATACCCATCGGACGCCAACTTTATACTAATAGAAGTGGAAAATGCGTTGAATACCTACAATTCATTGGTAGACCAGGGGATCATTATCAGAGACCGCTCTAAGGTGACGCTATGCGAAGGATGTCTACGTATTACGATAGGAACCTCAGCAGAAAACAAAACGCTTTTAGAAACGCTTAAAACGCTTTAA
- the hisD gene encoding histidinol dehydrogenase, with the protein MKIYSYKDLTKKEVETICLRQLEDDTTIAERVKNIVDRVKAEGDTALFDYAQAFDKIQLEQLFIEKEEIKTIAATIPAEAKAAIDTAYRNIKAFHSTQQHREDKTETMPGVTCWRESRAIERVGLYIPGGTAVLPSTFLMLGIPAVLAGCKEIVVCSPPQKDGKTNCYLAYVAMLLGIERIYLVGGAQAVAAMAYGTESVPKVYKIFGPGNRYVTQAKQLVQSAAGTAIDMPAGPSEVLVLADETANSSYIASDLLAQAEHGIDSQTILVSTSSKTIDETLIQIEAQLKDLTRGNIAAQAIANSYAVLVDSLEEGMEFSNIYAPEHLIISSDRFEQLIPQISNAGSVFLGNLTPESVGDYASGTNHTLPTSGFAKAYSGVSMDSFVKKITFQHITPRGLRNIGNTVEVLAEAEGLDAHKNAVSIRLKSIN; encoded by the coding sequence ATGAAAATCTACAGTTATAAGGATTTAACAAAAAAAGAGGTTGAAACCATCTGTTTACGGCAGCTGGAAGACGATACGACTATAGCCGAAAGGGTAAAAAATATAGTAGACCGGGTAAAAGCTGAAGGTGATACAGCGTTGTTTGACTACGCACAGGCCTTCGACAAAATCCAGCTTGAACAGCTTTTTATTGAAAAAGAAGAAATCAAAACTATTGCGGCAACCATTCCAGCTGAAGCCAAAGCAGCGATTGATACCGCTTACCGGAACATCAAGGCCTTCCATTCAACCCAGCAGCACAGAGAAGATAAAACAGAGACTATGCCAGGCGTTACCTGCTGGCGCGAAAGCCGGGCAATAGAGCGCGTCGGTCTTTACATTCCCGGTGGAACTGCCGTGTTACCAAGCACGTTTTTGATGCTCGGCATACCTGCTGTACTAGCTGGTTGCAAAGAGATTGTGGTGTGCTCTCCTCCTCAAAAAGATGGCAAAACCAATTGCTATCTGGCTTATGTGGCAATGCTACTTGGAATAGAAAGAATATATCTGGTTGGCGGGGCGCAGGCTGTAGCCGCTATGGCCTACGGAACGGAAAGCGTGCCAAAAGTTTACAAAATCTTTGGGCCGGGCAACCGTTATGTAACCCAGGCTAAGCAACTGGTACAATCCGCAGCGGGTACCGCAATCGATATGCCTGCTGGTCCATCGGAGGTTTTAGTGCTCGCAGATGAGACTGCCAATTCGTCATACATTGCATCCGACCTACTTGCACAAGCAGAACACGGAATTGATAGTCAGACTATTTTGGTATCCACCTCAAGTAAAACCATAGATGAAACTTTGATCCAGATTGAAGCGCAATTGAAGGACTTAACCAGAGGGAATATTGCGGCACAAGCCATCGCCAACTCTTACGCTGTGCTGGTAGACAGCCTGGAAGAGGGTATGGAATTCAGTAATATTTATGCACCTGAACACCTCATCATTTCGTCGGATCGCTTTGAACAATTGATTCCACAGATTAGCAATGCCGGTTCAGTTTTCCTTGGAAACCTGACGCCGGAAAGTGTAGGCGACTATGCTTCGGGCACAAATCACACGCTCCCTACCAGCGGTTTTGCCAAGGCTTATTCAGGTGTTTCAATGGATTCTTTTGTAAAAAAAATCACCTTTCAGCACATCACACCAAGGGGACTAAGGAACATTGGAAATACCGTTGAAGTGCTTGCCGAAGCCGAAGGATTGGATGCACATAAAAATGCCGTGAGCATACGTTTAAAATCAATAAACTAA